The Anguilla rostrata isolate EN2019 unplaced genomic scaffold, ASM1855537v3 scaf0490, whole genome shotgun sequence genomic interval CCTCCATTTGTACAAATACAGAATGTGTACTTCAGAGAACTTGTGCTGGAAAACAGTAGGGAAACTGACTACAGTTGAAACGCTGTCATGAGAAATTTATATAATTGATCGAATTTGAaagaccacattctcttcagatggtaagttgaaaacacagggccaagttacattaaataattaggaaacattgggcagcattgctttggattaGAGCTTGTTTAATCTGTGCGAGGTAAATaggcaatattgtttgttgtaacttggcctcattttgatatcagtacttttaatggcaggcctagattttgcatgttttatttcatgacTTATAGACAATGCTTTGTATGGAATTTTTTTACGATGAAAGCATGTATTTGTTGAGACTCCGGTTTTACTTTGCACAGCAAGAGGACTAAACAAACAGGGCccaaattaatattcatataaataaaataaaatattatttataatatttaaaataaaatatccttacatttatatagcagttTTCCGAATGctgaaagtgctttacagtgaaggggaactcacctcacccaccaccaatgtgtagcacccacctgggtgatgcacggcagccatttcccgccagaaagctcaccacacattagcgaaggtggagagggagagaacgtttatttagccaattaaatctggggatggttttggtggcaagtttgcgagcgccagatctgggatttagccaggacaccggggaaccccctacacTTAGCAATAAGtatcatgggatctttaatgaccacagtgagttaggaccttggtttaacgtctcatccgaaagacagcatctcctacagcacagcgtccccgtcactgcactggggcattggggttcatttgaccagagggaagattgccccctgatGGCCCActaacaccacttccagcagcaactcagtattccctggtggtctcctatccaagtactaaccaagcccacacctgcttagcttcagccattcagcaggtgcagagtgcatggaggtatggctgctgcaggaaatgtaatgtaatgtaatgtgcagcATGTGAATGTTTCTGGTCTgaaacaacacacacccacacccataaAATGTCACAACTGGAAGTTTAGAATCATTTGTCAGTAAGGTTGGTGTGACTGTGCTCTTAGGATTGATGTGTTTGAGGACATCTTGTGTAGATAACATCACAGCATGTTCCATGACCActtcccaaaataaatatttacagtcaGGCGGCTCTGGAAATGATAAATCAGGGCTAATGAAATCTGTCAGTAAATATCTGAATGGTCACATCCAGTCAGTGATCAGAACTCACCAGGCATTTGTTCAGTTTGTTGTTCGCAGCAACACTCAGAGCTCCTGAGGAAATGTACTGAGAGGAGatcaaaaaaagggaaatgaactCACTTGAGTTGGGAACTTTGTGTCCTCAGTCCTCAAATTCACCCACTGCTTTAGTAAGCAtatatgaaaaagaaatattCCGCAGAGAAAGACACTACTAACAGcgaaataatacattatttgcatgttttaagCCAGTAACAGGATAAAACTGGCAATCAATCCAGGCATAAAGTGTAAAATCGCACCTAAATCAAGCTGAGATCGAATTGTCACCTGATCAATGAACACCTGGGACTGAAGCACAATCATCTAATAGAGGATCAGTGTTTTGTCCACATTGTTTATACCTAATAACCCAATTCAGTTCAGCAAAGATTTTTTAAGCAGGACGATTGGTAATGAAAGAACTTACAATAAGCGCTCCCCAGAAAACAATCCCAGAGTAAAAACCAATGCTGTCAGCATAGACGGCCATTGTGATGCCAAATAATATGTCCAGCACTCCAATCATTATTTGCACtgtctgtaaaaacaaaaaaataacaaaatgttagTTTGTGTTTGGATAATTGCAAGGCACTGAATTTTACAGCAGTGTGTCCTAATGTCAGTGTCTTTCTTATAGAGCTTTTCCACAGACAGTCTGGGTATTGCTGCTGCTTGCAGGTCCCTCTCCAGAGGGAGAGAATGGCTAAATGCAAGAGTAGAGCAATGATCTTACCCCCAGTGCCTTTGGATCTCCTTTCAGAAAGTTTCCCAACGCAGAGGAAACATGTGGGGTAGTGCCGAAAGCTGGTGCAGTAGGACCACTTTGCTGAGGGTACATCGGGGTGACGACCACAAATCCACTCTGTGTTGAGCTGGCCATTTTACAAATAGTGCCCTCTGTGGGAAGAGGTGGATAAAGGAGGTGGAGATACAGTTTTACATTACATGATTATATTCTTCTTTCttctgcctgattacatcatcaatgcTCCTAGACCGCAAataatatgtctccccattgaaCATTCAAGCTATATCAGCTACATTAGCTCATTGGGTAGTGTGTCTGCCTCTGATTCTTTTGTCTGACTGATAGACCAGATTCGAGCCCCCCTAGGACTCATTAAAACCACTCACTCATTGCAGTGCCTTGCTgggcaaataaaacatttcaaatattgcTTTAGCATATGTATAATCTCTGTGGGAAactcatttctgtttctgaaatacaaataaaatacatcaaCACTTTAGGCAGTTCCACTTTCGGCATTTTAGCTGAGTTTTACGTTAGCTGCTTTGC includes:
- the LOC135246546 gene encoding membrane-spanning 4-domains subfamily A member 12-like, whose product is MRTKEGTICKMASSTQSGFVVVTPMYPQQSGPTAPAFGTTPHVSSALGNFLKGDPKALGTVQIMIGVLDILFGITMAVYADSIGFYSGIVFWGALIYISSGALSVAANNKLNKCLVSSDH